The Micromonospora krabiensis genome window below encodes:
- a CDS encoding GOLPH3/VPS74 family protein, whose product MASSIPQLPLRDELFLLGHDDDTGQPHIHRQALALGLAGAVLIDLFLAGRIALDTTDDTPSGEEQRLWLHLDRPVGDLITDTALASIRYAHPTPPLRGWLRGFADDLYDRTRAGLHAGGILRHDVRRRLGGLARTDRYLPTDLKWPVVARARLHYIAAGRDQPDNHTAALGGLVATLGLTNHLYLADDTAALTVQLRTIAAQHHRQVRDITAAVDAAIGDLATATYR is encoded by the coding sequence ATGGCCTCCTCCATCCCTCAGTTGCCGTTGCGGGACGAGTTGTTCCTGCTCGGTCACGACGATGACACCGGCCAGCCACACATCCACCGCCAGGCTCTCGCACTCGGCCTGGCGGGTGCGGTGCTCATCGACCTGTTCCTCGCCGGTCGCATCGCTCTCGACACCACGGACGACACCCCATCGGGCGAGGAGCAGCGTCTCTGGCTGCACCTGGACCGCCCGGTCGGGGACCTGATCACCGACACCGCCCTGGCCTCCATCCGCTACGCCCACCCGACCCCGCCGCTGCGGGGGTGGCTGCGCGGGTTCGCCGACGACCTGTACGACCGCACCCGCGCTGGCCTGCACGCCGGCGGGATCCTGCGCCACGACGTACGTCGCCGCCTCGGCGGGCTCGCCCGCACCGACCGCTACCTGCCCACGGACCTCAAGTGGCCAGTCGTCGCCCGCGCTCGGCTGCACTACATCGCCGCCGGCCGTGACCAGCCCGACAACCACACCGCCGCCCTCGGCGGCCTCGTCGCGACCCTCGGCCTGACCAACCACCTGTACCTCGCCGACGACACCGCCGCCCTCACCGTGCAACTGCGCACCATCGCCGCGCAGCACCACCGGCAGGTACGCGACATCACCGCCGCGGTCGACGCCGCCATCGGTGACCTCGCCACCGCCACCTACCGGTAA
- a CDS encoding N-acetyltransferase, whose translation MDVIPRIRAARWADKEPVAALIADALHSGPLAQWLVPDPTCRQRILTDVAVIWVEHAMFFGDIQITDDLSAAAMGFHRYRSIPPPSNYHSRLADAAGPHARQFELLDHILTQVRPTEPHYHLAVLAVLPAARQRGTGAAMLTHHESRVDRIDMPSWTEIAPDSQDLYRGHGYLPRPALTLPDGPVLVPMGRNPHPNRGSWPLNTARPATVTAAARAQSDAQR comes from the coding sequence ATGGACGTCATTCCGCGTATCCGTGCCGCCCGGTGGGCGGACAAGGAACCGGTCGCCGCGCTGATCGCCGACGCCCTGCACTCCGGCCCCCTCGCCCAGTGGCTGGTGCCCGACCCGACCTGCCGGCAGCGGATCCTCACCGACGTGGCGGTGATCTGGGTGGAACACGCCATGTTCTTCGGCGACATCCAGATCACCGACGACCTGAGCGCCGCCGCGATGGGATTTCACCGCTACCGCAGCATCCCGCCACCGTCGAACTACCACAGCCGACTGGCCGACGCCGCCGGCCCGCACGCGCGGCAGTTCGAACTCCTCGACCACATACTCACCCAGGTCCGACCCACCGAACCTCACTACCACCTGGCAGTCCTCGCCGTCCTTCCCGCCGCCCGACAGCGCGGTACCGGCGCGGCGATGCTCACCCACCATGAAAGCCGCGTCGACCGCATCGACATGCCCTCGTGGACCGAAATCGCGCCCGACAGCCAGGACCTGTACCGCGGGCACGGCTACCTCCCGAGACCCGCGCTCACCCTGCCCGACGGGCCGGTCCTCGTCCCGATGGGCCGCAACCCTCACCCGAACCGCGGCTCCTGGCCCCTGAACACCGCCAGGCCGGCAACCGTCACCGCCGCGGCCCGCGCCCAGTCCGACGCCCAACGCTAG